The sequence below is a genomic window from Bactrocera neohumeralis isolate Rockhampton chromosome 4, APGP_CSIRO_Bneo_wtdbg2-racon-allhic-juicebox.fasta_v2, whole genome shotgun sequence.
CGTCATGAATAATAGCAGTAGCAATCACTGCATTGCGCTTTAGCGCCGTTTGTGTCGCGCTTTCCGCCAGACGCCAACCGTCATTGCACCTTCTCACATTATCGGATCGGGCCCCTGACCTTCCAGATCGGACACTTGACTCTGATAATGCAGCGCATCTTGGTATGCTTTTTTCACCGCCTTGCGTTCAGTGGGCTTGCGTGATTCCACCAATTTCTGCTGATCCAGTCGTTTATCGATGCCCAGTATTTCGAGTTTATTCGCCGGTAACCATTGCCACGTACGTTTCACATCGAAGAACAGCACTAAAAAGACCACATCTTCGGTGTAGTTTTTGCGCAACGCCAGCACATCGGGTGGTGGCGCAGGCAATGGTACACCGTTATAGACAAAACCTTTCGGCGTTTTGGGATCGAGTATTAATGCCGGATACCAGGGATAACCGCGACATTTAGCCCACACTAACTGCAACGGCTCGAGTGGTGGTTTtagcattgttattgttgctgccgTCGCCGCCAACGCATCGTCGGCATCAGCATCGCCCGCCTCGTTAACTAAATCGGCATTAGCTGATGTGGGTCGAGACGATGTTGATGGCGTTGGTGTTGCCGCTGCCGCACCGCGTGTATTGTGCGTATTGTTGTATATCAACTTGTTGTTAAGACTCGCTTTTCGACCTCTAACATTATTCGCAATTGGTGTAGAGGTAGCGCTTATGCTGGCGGTGGGTGTGGCTGATCTTGTcagtatttgtttgttgttagaGCGCGTTGTCGTCGTCGACGCAGTTGCCGTTGCCGTTCCTGTTGTCGTTGTCTTCGTCTTGGCAGTGTTGGTCGTTGTCTGCACTGCATTGGtgattgtattttttgtattggCATTCACTTCAATTATCGGTTTGTTTTTCTGCTTCGTGCGTGTAGCGTTGCGTGGACGTTTCTCTGAGGGGGTAGGCGTTCGTGTTGCCACACTTTTTGTATCTGTTTCAACTTTGTCACTAGCTACGCGGTCGTTACTCTCCTCGGCGCCATCATCACTATCGGCACTAGCGCTTATCGCTTCACCGTTACCACCAGCGACATCGGCTTCGCCGTCAATATCACCCTCACAAATACTAGCGACTTCATTCACTTCCACATCGCCGTCCCGGCCATCAACCTCTTCATCGTCTTCGCTCTCCTCATCACCTTCAGCATCACCTTCGCCATCATCCTCACCGTCATCATCTTCGTCGTCATCATCGTCACTGCTATCGTACTCTGAGCCAGACCCGCTGACACTGAAACCAGAACAACTACTGCACGGACTTCCCGACATATCACTCAAATCATCGTCATCACTATCGCTTACGTCGCGTTCATTATTCGCGCGATAAACACGAAAACTATCTGGTATCCGATCGTAGTTCGGTGTGGTCGTTAACACCCCTACGCTAGCTGGCACATTTACAGTTGACGGTGTATTTGGTGTAAGCGTGGCGTTTGGTGATTTCTTTGGCGACATCGATGCGCTCTGTCGCATCTCTGACAACCGCTTATGGCGCGCATTTCGTTTGGGCGATTTTCCAGCTACTGTACCACCCAGTACTGCACCTGCAGGGAGACCCAAACTAGCACTGAGTGGCGCCAAGTGACTTCCACTTAATTTGTTACTTATTGTCATTGCTGAGGAGGCGAGTGTAGCTGCTGCTGCCGCTCCCGCAGCACTTGCTCCGCTGGTTGTGGTATTATTGTTATTCTGAGTGGCAGACGCGGTTAATGTCGTCGTTTCATCCTTAACGGGTGTTGTGATTTCAGAAGGTCGCTTGAGGGCTGCTTGCGCTTTGCGTGTAAATAAAACCGCAGTTCTGGAAGAATGCGAGCACcaatgcataaaaaaaaatgtaaaaagagaaagagagagagagatggtTGATTGGTCAGCGCAAGATTATTACAGCCACAAATACCTTATTCTAATGGGGACAAATGATTGTAGATAGAATGGGAGatatgttttgttattttcaacCACAGGAATAAagttcaattcaaaaatttacttttttttaaattcatgaCTCCAAAATTTCTCATATTGATTCGAAAGAAAAattctttcacaatattttgtCTCAAAGAACACAAAAAACATCGATACCGAATGTCCCTCTATTTATACGCCTCTGGATATAGGAGACTTTGCTCTAACTTTTTATAAACGTTATATACCTTCGATTCACGCCCACTGGTGACGCGCTATTGTTGAGACTCTTGATGGGACTGCATGGCGGTGTTTGCACTGTCGTTGTTGCAGTTTCTTTAGACTCCTCACCCATTGTATCATCATCATCGACTACCATCATATTGGCGGGAACTTTGCGTGAACGTTTTGACAAGCTATtttgcacttgttgttgctgcagctgcAGACAGGATGgctgtttcaaaattttctctGCTTGAAGTGTAACATCGTGACTATGCTCAtcttcatcatcatcgtcatcgtcGCTCTGCGAATGAACACTCACGTTTGAATGCCGCTGcgttattgaaatataattaaataaatacatatttattttggtgTAGTTTAAATTATCACTTACAGCAGCGATTTTCGCCTTTTGCATAGCTTTACGCATGCGTGTTATTTCCAAGCGTATTTGCTTGATTTTCTTGGTACGGTACATGGGATTCTTGAGAACCTGTGACTTATCTGCAAGTATGAGCAACTTTTGTACGATTTCCTCGCATGGCTTGGCCTCTAGTAATGTTTTCAATTCCACTTCCACCTCGTGTTCCACATGATCTTCATGATCGGAACGTGTATGGTCCAACAATCCCTCACGTTGCAATTCCTTACGCACTTGCTGGAACAGTGGTGCCGCCTGGTCACGCATGCGTATACCAGCGCGATAAAATACCGTATCCTTATTATTGTAAGCTAGACAATTTTGTATCATTAAGTCGAAATCGATTTCCAACTGTTCTAGCGTCGCATATTGACcctgttttaattttgtacgcATTGTACCTAAATCCATTGGATGCTTCACAATATCCAAGTAGTCAGGCACTTCTTCGGTATCGACCGGTTCACGGAATATTTCACTGGTGTCTTTAGCTTCAAGTGTATCCAGAAGTTTTGTTAACGCCGATTCAAGTGGATTCACCTGCAGCATGACCACTTGCTCACAGATTTTCACAAAGGCAGCCTTAAGTTTTTCGCGTTTCCGCACCAATTCACAAAGCAATCGAGCACGCTCTAAATCCTGACGCAGACACTGCCAATATTTCAACTGTTTGTACAGTTCCTTCGTGTCCGGCGAACCTATTGATTATTACAATGTATTAGTATATTATTGCCAATGTATATTGTACGcacaatttgattaaaaaatatattatgctGAAATTAATTATCTAGAAAAACATcttgtcaaaaaataaaattatttggctATACTTTTTAATGACGCAAAAATAAACTGCAATCAATAGCAATACTATAAAGCGTTAATCGCTACAACCGTTAGTAACTTTTTAGTGCGGGATAGGAACAGCTAGGCGAAATAAAATGCAAACCTTCAATACCATTTCGATGGATCACACCATGATTGTTGCCCTGACTCTGAAGCCGACGCAAAAGTGGCACACCGTTTCGGTACTGACGCTTCAGAGTCCAATAGGCTATAAGTCTATCTAAGAATTGCTGTTTCTTTTGCATGTGCACCATGCCCGAGATCTCCTGTACACGATTAGGTGGAATTGTTGGTATGAGCACAATGGGTGCTGTCGAACGTTTTTTGGCGAGCGCTTTTCTCGcttctttcattttcatacgTGTATCTTCAActtctttttgattggtttttAATTTAGCATCTGCCGGCGTATGGGCATGACAGTAAGCGTACTTTTGTACATGAACCGACGAGTCATTGTGACCGTCTTTAACTGTATCCATTGTCATATATAAACCGGCTTGCTGTGCGCATGTTACATG
It includes:
- the LOC126754496 gene encoding bromodomain-containing protein homolog isoform X1, which translates into the protein MGLDFDAIEYCKNVKLQQAQPPYACPVVKCDRSYKTVVGLQYHLLNYDHDNPQPITPIITPHRKKARKAHSTPKAPKGTADDNGANGGGYQVANPESLVSYNDEEQTVQFNIDGKSVRLAIDEPLPFIEGEEYAELVARRCILNADAPPLEENATWARVKVPEAHYHEIEDYHVPDAPPRPLAYYRFIEKSAEELDGEIEYDVDEEDSAWLEWMNEQREKAGFNPVTIDTMELLMDRLEKESYFQAAANGTPTGVEVDDDAVCCICMDGECQNTNVILFCDMCNLAVHQDCYGVPFIPEGQWLCRRCLQSPSTPVSCVLCPNAGGAFKQTDRGQWAHVVCALWIPEVRFANTVFLEPIDSIETIPAARWRLTCYVCKEKGLGACIQCQRNSCYAAFHVTCAQQAGLYMTMDTVKDGHNDSSVHVQKYAYCHAHTPADAKLKTNQKEVEDTRMKMKEARKALAKKRSTAPIVLIPTIPPNRVQEISGMVHMQKKQQFLDRLIAYWTLKRQYRNGVPLLRRLQSQGNNHGVIHRNGIEGSPDTKELYKQLKYWQCLRQDLERARLLCELVRKREKLKAAFVKICEQVVMLQVNPLESALTKLLDTLEAKDTSEIFREPVDTEEVPDYLDIVKHPMDLGTMRTKLKQGQYATLEQLEIDFDLMIQNCLAYNNKDTVFYRAGIRMRDQAAPLFQQVRKELQREGLLDHTRSDHEDHVEHEVEVELKTLLEAKPCEEIVQKLLILADKSQVLKNPMYRTKKIKQIRLEITRMRKAMQKAKIAARHSNVSVHSQSDDDDDDEDEHSHDVTLQAEKILKQPSCLQLQQQQVQNSLSKRSRKVPANMMVVDDDDTMGEESKETATTTVQTPPCSPIKSLNNSASPVGVNRRTAVLFTRKAQAALKRPSEITTPVKDETTTLTASATQNNNNTTTSGASAAGAAAAATLASSAMTISNKLSGSHLAPLSASLGLPAGAVLGGTVAGKSPKRNARHKRLSEMRQSASMSPKKSPNATLTPNTPSTVNVPASVGVLTTTPNYDRIPDSFRVYRANNERDVSDSDDDDLSDMSGSPCSSCSGFSVSGSGSEYDSSDDDDDEDDDGEDDGEGDAEGDEESEDDEEVDGRDGDVEVNEVASICEGDIDGEADVAGGNGEAISASADSDDGAEESNDRVASDKVETDTKSVATRTPTPSEKRPRNATRTKQKNKPIIEVNANTKNTITNAVQTTTNTAKTKTTTTGTATATASTTTTRSNNKQILTRSATPTASISATSTPIANNVRGRKASLNNKLIYNNTHNTRGAAAATPTPSTSSRPTSANADLVNEAGDADADDALAATAATITMLKPPLEPLQLVWAKCRGYPWYPALILDPKTPKGFVYNGVPLPAPPPDVLALRKNYTEDVVFLVLFFDVKRTWQWLPANKLEILGIDKRLDQQKLVESRKPTERKAVKKAYQDALHYQSQVSDLEGQGPDPIM
- the LOC126754496 gene encoding bromodomain-containing protein homolog isoform X2, whose translation is MGLDFDAIEYCKNVKLQQAQPPYACPVVKCDRSYKTVVGLQYHLLNYDHDNPQPITPIITPHRKKARKAHSTPKAPKGTADDNGANGGGYQVANPESLVSYNDEEQTVQFNIDGKSVRLAIDEPLPFIEGEEYAELVARRCILNADAPPLEENATWARVKVPEAHYHEIEDYHVPDAPPRPLAYYRFIEKSAEELDGEIEYDVDEEDSAWLEWMNEQREKAGFNPVTIDTMELLMDRLEKESYFQAAANGTPTGVEVDDDAVCCICMDGECQNTNVILFCDMCNLAVHQDCYGVPFIPEGQWLCRRCLQSPSTPVSCVLCPNAGGAFKQTDRGQWAHVVCALWIPEVRFANTVFLEPIDSIETIPAARWRLTCYVCKEKGLGACIQCQRNSCYAAFHVTCAQQAGLYMTMDTVKDGHNDSSVHVQKYAYCHAHTPADAKLKTNQKEVEDTRMKMKEARKALAKKRSTAPIVLIPTIPPNRVQEISGMVHMQKKQQFLDRLIAYWTLKRQYRNGVPLLRRLQSQGNNHGVIHRNGSPDTKELYKQLKYWQCLRQDLERARLLCELVRKREKLKAAFVKICEQVVMLQVNPLESALTKLLDTLEAKDTSEIFREPVDTEEVPDYLDIVKHPMDLGTMRTKLKQGQYATLEQLEIDFDLMIQNCLAYNNKDTVFYRAGIRMRDQAAPLFQQVRKELQREGLLDHTRSDHEDHVEHEVEVELKTLLEAKPCEEIVQKLLILADKSQVLKNPMYRTKKIKQIRLEITRMRKAMQKAKIAARHSNVSVHSQSDDDDDDEDEHSHDVTLQAEKILKQPSCLQLQQQQVQNSLSKRSRKVPANMMVVDDDDTMGEESKETATTTVQTPPCSPIKSLNNSASPVGVNRRTAVLFTRKAQAALKRPSEITTPVKDETTTLTASATQNNNNTTTSGASAAGAAAAATLASSAMTISNKLSGSHLAPLSASLGLPAGAVLGGTVAGKSPKRNARHKRLSEMRQSASMSPKKSPNATLTPNTPSTVNVPASVGVLTTTPNYDRIPDSFRVYRANNERDVSDSDDDDLSDMSGSPCSSCSGFSVSGSGSEYDSSDDDDDEDDDGEDDGEGDAEGDEESEDDEEVDGRDGDVEVNEVASICEGDIDGEADVAGGNGEAISASADSDDGAEESNDRVASDKVETDTKSVATRTPTPSEKRPRNATRTKQKNKPIIEVNANTKNTITNAVQTTTNTAKTKTTTTGTATATASTTTTRSNNKQILTRSATPTASISATSTPIANNVRGRKASLNNKLIYNNTHNTRGAAAATPTPSTSSRPTSANADLVNEAGDADADDALAATAATITMLKPPLEPLQLVWAKCRGYPWYPALILDPKTPKGFVYNGVPLPAPPPDVLALRKNYTEDVVFLVLFFDVKRTWQWLPANKLEILGIDKRLDQQKLVESRKPTERKAVKKAYQDALHYQSQVSDLEGQGPDPIM